The Sphingomonas sp. So64.6b genome includes a region encoding these proteins:
- a CDS encoding DNA topoisomerase IB: MAKITYSDDSEPGITRKKMRHGWGYFDTDGNRITDREEIDRLNAVGLPPAYRDAWYSPKANGHIQAVGWDEKGRKQYRYHAEFREAQESAKYELCAPFGRDLPKLRARVEKDLKRRGIGKETAVAAIVRLLDLGHVRIGNEGYVKENKSFGATTLRKRHAKLRGQTLKLQYKAKSGKLRVLTITDGSLSRFVKKCSDLPGQHLFRWLDANGEARPVTSSDVNDYIREAMGEDYTAKHFRTWSASVLAFEALACADHDISLKTMLEPVTEALGNTPAIARKSYVHPALIALVKDGQTVFRDGCALPRRTQYLSRAERGLIDFLESGSLGPSAKAA, translated from the coding sequence ATGGCGAAGATCACTTATTCCGACGACAGCGAACCCGGCATCACGCGTAAAAAGATGCGCCATGGCTGGGGCTATTTCGACACCGACGGCAATCGCATCACCGATCGCGAGGAGATCGACCGGCTCAACGCGGTCGGCCTGCCCCCCGCCTATCGCGACGCCTGGTACAGCCCCAAGGCCAATGGCCATATCCAGGCGGTCGGTTGGGACGAGAAGGGGCGCAAACAATATCGCTACCACGCCGAATTCCGCGAAGCGCAGGAATCCGCGAAATATGAGCTATGCGCGCCGTTCGGCCGCGACTTGCCCAAGCTGCGCGCGCGCGTCGAAAAGGATCTCAAACGGCGTGGCATCGGCAAGGAGACGGCGGTCGCGGCGATCGTTCGGTTGCTCGATCTTGGTCATGTGCGGATCGGCAACGAAGGCTATGTGAAGGAGAATAAGAGCTTCGGCGCGACCACCTTGCGCAAGCGTCACGCCAAGCTCCGCGGTCAGACGCTGAAGCTGCAATACAAGGCCAAGTCGGGCAAGTTGCGCGTCCTGACCATCACCGATGGATCGCTCAGCCGTTTCGTCAAGAAATGTTCGGACTTGCCCGGCCAGCATCTGTTTCGCTGGCTCGATGCCAATGGCGAGGCGCGTCCGGTCACCTCGTCCGACGTCAACGACTATATCCGCGAGGCGATGGGCGAGGATTATACCGCCAAGCATTTCCGTACCTGGAGCGCGAGCGTACTTGCGTTCGAGGCGCTGGCCTGTGCCGATCACGACATCAGCCTGAAGACCATGCTCGAGCCGGTCACCGAAGCGCTTGGCAACACGCCGGCGATTGCGCGCAAATCCTATGTCCATCCCGCGCTGATCGCGCTGGTCAAGGACGGGCAGACGGTGTTCCGTGACGGGTGCGCCCTGCCCCGCCGCACGCAATATCTGTCGCGTGCCGAACGCGGTCTGATCGACTTCCTCGAATCCGGAAGCCTTGGCCCCAGCGCAAAGGCCGCCTAG
- a CDS encoding acyltransferase yields the protein MAGMTGKPELRALTSMRGIAAWFVVLYHIRLSIAGLPAPWVGFFAKGYLAVDFFFLLSGFVIWLSWSEKFRASGFAAMPGFLHKRVARIWPLHLFMLGCAVGLAGLFAATGRQEEVNYPFRELPLHIALVQNWGFTGQLSWNDPSWSISAELGAYLLFPLLTLAIDWRRVPNWAVLAAIAALVALLHATMARGGAPSLGTDIPRFGLIRCLIEFSAGTAICALWLRWKARPHAPAIISAMIALLIATLWAAGMPETLAVPALFAALLLALALTSGMRRNPLDNGALHYLGEISYATYLGHFLLFVVFKLALVDDPHAVPPILVALFLLLVLGSSVALYHLIERPAQKWVNGLYSSPARGGGPFAPSGKWWRGLSPNVTLLGAPPPPRAEEANGPPPRAGEE from the coding sequence ATGGCGGGTATGACGGGCAAACCCGAACTGCGCGCATTGACCAGCATGCGCGGCATCGCGGCGTGGTTCGTCGTGCTTTATCATATCCGCCTGTCGATCGCGGGCCTGCCCGCACCATGGGTCGGCTTCTTCGCCAAAGGTTATCTCGCGGTCGATTTCTTCTTCCTGCTGTCCGGCTTCGTGATCTGGCTGAGCTGGAGCGAGAAGTTCCGCGCTTCCGGTTTCGCGGCGATGCCCGGTTTCCTGCACAAGCGTGTCGCGCGAATCTGGCCGCTGCACCTCTTCATGCTTGGCTGCGCGGTCGGTCTCGCCGGGCTGTTCGCCGCAACCGGACGGCAGGAGGAGGTCAATTATCCATTCCGCGAACTGCCGCTGCACATCGCGCTGGTGCAGAATTGGGGCTTTACCGGCCAGCTGAGCTGGAACGACCCGAGCTGGTCGATCAGCGCGGAGCTTGGCGCCTATCTGCTCTTTCCGCTGCTCACTTTGGCGATCGACTGGCGACGCGTACCGAACTGGGCAGTTCTCGCGGCGATCGCGGCGCTGGTCGCGCTGCTCCATGCGACTATGGCGCGCGGCGGCGCTCCCTCGCTGGGCACCGATATCCCCCGTTTCGGGCTGATACGCTGCTTGATCGAATTTTCCGCCGGGACGGCGATCTGTGCGTTGTGGCTAAGATGGAAAGCGCGCCCGCACGCACCGGCAATCATTTCGGCGATGATCGCGCTGCTCATCGCGACGCTCTGGGCGGCGGGCATGCCCGAAACGCTTGCCGTGCCCGCGCTGTTCGCCGCGCTGCTGCTCGCGCTGGCACTCACCTCGGGCATGCGGCGTAATCCACTCGACAATGGCGCGCTGCATTATCTCGGCGAGATCAGCTATGCGACCTATCTCGGCCATTTCCTGCTGTTCGTGGTGTTCAAGCTCGCGCTGGTCGATGATCCGCACGCGGTGCCGCCGATACTGGTCGCGCTGTTCCTGCTGCTCGTGCTGGGCAGTTCGGTTGCGCTGTATCATCTGATCGAGAGACCGGCGCAGAAATGGGTCAATGGCCTTTACTCCTCCCCGGCACGGGGAGGGGGACCATTTGCCCCTTCAGGAAAATGGTGGAGGGGACTCTCCCCAAACGTGACGCTGCTTGGCGCGCCCCCTCCACCACGCGCTGAAGAAGCGAATGGTCCCCCTCCCCGTGCCGGGGAGGAGTAA
- a CDS encoding putative O-glycosylation ligase, exosortase A system-associated, with the protein MRDLVFVGFLASFFALGFRKPFLFVLVYVYIDIVSPQRLTYLMLNSVPISLIAAGLAVAAWALIDDKRDTRIAPRQFLIVLLLFYCSQTTRSADFPIEALDKWDWVWKALAFAAFLPLTLRTRLRIESLLLIMILSAASIIIVGGIKTIASGGGGYGELNLMVTNNSGLYEGSTISAVAIAIIPIILWFTRHGTIFKPDWKVKGFCYALIFACLLIPVGTSTRTGLLCIGLLAALMIRDTKRKGLYIGVLAMMGVAAIPFLPSTFTDRMSTIKTYKADESASTRLAVWKWTMEYARIHPFGGGFEMYRQNQIRYDTEKVENVDGQQTVEKKLTVDKARAFHSAYFEMLGEQGYPGLLLWLIINITGIVRMEVVRRRYRKPLPGQEWIAPLASALQSGHIVYLLGATFIAIAFQPFVYMLMGAQIGLDTYLARKRREEAWRPIRKERPPALEPMLS; encoded by the coding sequence GTGCGTGATCTCGTCTTTGTCGGTTTCCTCGCGTCCTTCTTCGCGCTGGGCTTTCGCAAGCCGTTCCTGTTCGTGCTCGTCTATGTCTATATCGACATCGTCAGCCCGCAGCGGCTGACCTATCTCATGCTCAATTCGGTGCCGATCTCGCTGATCGCGGCGGGACTGGCTGTTGCGGCCTGGGCGCTGATCGACGACAAGCGCGACACGCGCATCGCACCGCGCCAGTTCCTCATCGTGCTGCTGCTTTTCTATTGTTCCCAGACGACACGGTCGGCGGACTTTCCGATCGAGGCGCTCGATAAATGGGACTGGGTATGGAAGGCGCTGGCCTTCGCCGCCTTTCTGCCGCTCACGCTCCGCACTAGGCTGCGCATCGAATCGCTCCTGCTGATCATGATCCTGTCGGCGGCGTCGATCATCATCGTCGGCGGGATCAAGACGATCGCCTCGGGCGGCGGCGGCTATGGCGAACTCAACCTGATGGTGACCAACAATTCCGGTCTTTATGAGGGTAGCACGATCTCCGCGGTGGCGATCGCGATCATCCCGATAATCCTGTGGTTCACCCGCCACGGCACGATCTTCAAGCCCGACTGGAAAGTGAAGGGCTTTTGCTACGCGCTGATCTTTGCCTGCTTGCTGATCCCGGTCGGCACCTCGACGCGCACCGGGTTGCTGTGCATCGGCCTGCTCGCCGCGCTGATGATCCGTGATACCAAACGCAAAGGCCTTTATATCGGCGTGCTGGCAATGATGGGCGTCGCTGCGATCCCGTTCCTGCCCAGCACGTTCACCGACCGGATGAGCACGATCAAGACTTATAAGGCGGACGAATCCGCCTCGACCCGGCTCGCGGTATGGAAATGGACGATGGAGTACGCCAGGATCCATCCGTTCGGCGGCGGCTTCGAAATGTATCGCCAGAACCAGATCCGCTACGACACCGAAAAGGTCGAGAATGTCGACGGACAACAGACCGTCGAGAAGAAACTGACCGTCGACAAGGCGCGCGCCTTCCATAGCGCCTATTTCGAGATGCTTGGCGAACAGGGTTATCCGGGCCTGTTGCTGTGGTTGATCATCAACATTACCGGCATCGTGCGCATGGAAGTGGTGCGCCGTCGCTACCGCAAGCCACTGCCCGGCCAGGAATGGATCGCGCCGCTCGCCAGCGCGCTGCAGAGCGGACACATCGTCTATCTGCTCGGCGCGACCTTTATCGCGATCGCCTTCCAGCCGTTCGTCTATATGCTGATGGGCGCGCAGATCGGGCTCGACACCTATCTCGCGCGCAAACGCCGCGAAGAGGCATGGCGCCCGATCCGCAAGGAACGCCCGCCCGCGCTCGAGCCGATGCTTTCGTGA
- a CDS encoding TIGR04063 family PEP-CTERM/XrtA system glycosyltransferase encodes MRILHVLDHGLPLQSGYTFRTRAILKAQSRRGWQVAAVTGPRHGASDVMFEQVDGIDFHRTPVMKDWPSPFGEWREIHGFAKRIAAAVDEFKPDILHAHSPVLDAVAALRVARKRRLPLVYEIRAFWEDAAVGNGTGREGSLRYRATRALETWAVGKADAVAVICEGLRHDLVERGVDPAKIFVSPNGVDLTVFGAPLEYDAPLALSLGLSGTEVIGFIGSFYDYEGLDDLIAAMPALVAARPKAHLVLVGGGPMEEALRAQAAASPVAKHIKFIGRVPHTEVDRYYSVIDILAYPRKRMRLTDLVTPLKPLEAMAQRRLVAASDVGGHRELIRDGETGTLFPPDDPAAMALAIGGLLADRHVWEARRENGRAFVEAERNWQVNIARYAPVYQKLTDSAASRDSWSRFPVVNA; translated from the coding sequence ATGCGCATCCTCCACGTCCTCGATCACGGTCTGCCGCTGCAAAGCGGTTATACCTTCCGTACCCGTGCCATATTGAAGGCGCAGTCGCGTCGCGGATGGCAAGTCGCGGCCGTCACCGGCCCGCGCCACGGCGCGAGCGACGTCATGTTCGAGCAGGTCGATGGAATTGATTTTCACCGCACGCCGGTAATGAAGGACTGGCCGAGCCCATTTGGCGAATGGCGTGAGATCCATGGCTTCGCCAAACGAATCGCCGCGGCGGTCGATGAATTCAAACCCGATATCCTGCACGCGCATTCGCCGGTGCTCGACGCGGTCGCCGCGCTACGCGTCGCGCGCAAGCGCCGCCTGCCTCTGGTCTATGAGATCCGCGCCTTTTGGGAAGATGCGGCGGTCGGCAATGGCACCGGGCGCGAAGGATCGCTGCGCTATCGCGCGACGCGCGCGCTTGAAACATGGGCGGTGGGCAAGGCCGATGCGGTCGCGGTCATCTGCGAAGGTTTGCGTCACGATCTGGTGGAGCGCGGTGTCGATCCGGCCAAGATCTTCGTCTCGCCCAACGGCGTCGACCTGACGGTATTCGGCGCGCCGCTCGAATATGATGCGCCGCTCGCGCTGTCGCTTGGGCTGAGTGGCACCGAGGTGATCGGGTTTATCGGCAGCTTCTATGACTATGAGGGGCTGGACGACCTGATCGCCGCGATGCCCGCCTTGGTCGCCGCGCGGCCCAAGGCGCATCTCGTGCTGGTCGGCGGTGGCCCGATGGAGGAGGCGTTGCGTGCACAGGCGGCTGCCTCGCCGGTCGCGAAGCACATCAAGTTCATCGGTCGCGTGCCGCATACCGAGGTCGACCGTTATTACAGCGTGATCGATATCCTGGCCTATCCGCGCAAGCGCATGCGGCTGACCGATCTGGTCACGCCGCTGAAACCGCTCGAGGCAATGGCGCAGCGTCGGTTGGTTGCGGCGTCCGACGTGGGAGGGCACCGCGAACTGATTCGCGACGGCGAAACCGGCACGCTCTTTCCGCCTGACGACCCTGCCGCGATGGCGCTCGCGATCGGCGGGCTGCTCGCCGATCGGCATGTGTGGGAGGCGCGGCGTGAGAATGGCCGCGCGTTCGTTGAGGCGGAGCGCAACTGGCAAGTTAATATTGCTCGTTATGCTCCTGTTTACCAAAAACTTACCGACTCTGCTGCATCACGCGACTCATGGTCGCGCTTTCCCGTCGTAAACGCCTGA
- a CDS encoding S24 family peptidase: protein MDAIDPRSALDALVADSGESFAALSRMLRRNDAYLQQYVKRGSPRVLAERDRKLLAAYFGVDESVLGGAAEAPGSSIVSVRRLDVAASAGPGGLVEEDRAIGDAPFDRRLLDTLGIRAGTLAIIRAQGESMVPLIEDGDQIMVDEGDRRVGVRGGVYVIRLDGALMVKRVARAGEQVAITSDNPAFPAMPMRDTNEVEVVGRVVWLSRSLR, encoded by the coding sequence ATGGATGCGATTGACCCACGCAGCGCGCTCGACGCGCTTGTCGCGGACAGCGGCGAGAGTTTTGCCGCGCTGTCGCGCATGCTCCGGCGCAACGACGCCTATCTTCAGCAATATGTGAAACGCGGCTCACCACGCGTGCTGGCGGAGCGCGACCGTAAATTGCTCGCCGCTTATTTTGGGGTGGATGAATCGGTGCTCGGCGGCGCGGCCGAGGCGCCGGGGTCATCGATCGTATCGGTGCGCCGCCTCGATGTCGCGGCATCGGCCGGGCCGGGTGGACTGGTCGAGGAGGACAGGGCGATCGGCGACGCACCGTTTGATCGGCGCCTGCTCGATACACTCGGCATTCGCGCCGGCACGCTGGCGATCATTCGCGCTCAGGGTGAGTCGATGGTGCCGCTGATCGAGGATGGCGACCAGATCATGGTCGACGAGGGAGACCGGCGCGTCGGTGTTCGCGGCGGCGTCTATGTCATCCGGCTCGACGGCGCGCTGATGGTCAAGCGCGTCGCGCGAGCGGGTGAGCAAGTCGCTATCACCAGCGATAATCCCGCATTTCCGGCAATGCCGATGCGGGACACAAACGAGGTCGAGGTGGTCGGCCGCGTCGTATGGTTATCGCGCAGCCTGCGCTAA
- a CDS encoding DUF559 domain-containing protein — translation MATEVELQRRALVMRRNPTEPEKRLWRCLSNSQLDGFKFRRQHVIFQAQAIADFFCPSVGLLIEVDGDTHDDTKDVLRDQRVAALGFAVLRFSNLDVMQNADGVVETILAKLNALPERWSGRTSPPQPLP, via the coding sequence ATGGCGACTGAGGTCGAACTCCAGAGGCGCGCGCTGGTGATGCGGCGTAATCCCACCGAACCTGAGAAGCGTTTGTGGCGGTGTCTGTCCAACTCGCAACTCGACGGTTTCAAGTTTCGGCGGCAGCATGTCATTTTTCAGGCTCAAGCCATTGCCGACTTCTTCTGCCCCTCGGTTGGGCTGTTGATCGAAGTCGATGGCGATACGCATGACGATACCAAGGATGTGCTGCGCGATCAGCGTGTTGCGGCACTCGGATTTGCGGTTCTTCGGTTTTCGAATCTCGATGTGATGCAGAATGCGGATGGGGTGGTTGAGACGATTTTGGCCAAGTTGAACGCCCTCCCCGAGCGCTGGTCCGGCCGCACTTCCCCACCCCAACCCCTCCCCTAA